A part of Aegilops tauschii subsp. strangulata cultivar AL8/78 chromosome 2, Aet v6.0, whole genome shotgun sequence genomic DNA contains:
- the LOC109767486 gene encoding uncharacterized protein: MEPKKTPKGKSGFFSVRQKPSGNWGVEFSDAGRRWWIGTYPSAHEAAHAYDVAVWRAERPRSHLNFPEIESRAEAEMLVLQGINMKEITTKKKKKKPSVVVSAGETDEEAMARFAREHPKYVQAELEYYWKREAEQKKKGPKEDEAGPSTVIPIESSSEEDWADFSEEEEEEEEGCNDPTKEEF; this comes from the coding sequence ATGGAGCCGAAGAAGACGCCGAAGGGCAAGTCGGGCTTCTTCAGCGTGAGGCAGAAGCCCTCCGGCAACTGGGGTGTGGAGTTCTCCGACGCCGGAAGGCGATGGTGGATCGGCACATACCCCTCCGCCCACGAGGCCGCGCATGCCTACGACGTGGCGGTGTGGCGTGCCGAGAGGCCTCGGTCGCATCTCAACTTTCCAGAGATCGAGAGTCGGGCGGAAGCGGAGATGCTTGTGCTGCAGGGCATCAACATGAAGGAGAtcacgacgaagaagaagaagaagaagccgtCGGTTGTCGTCAGTGCTGGCGAGACCGATGAGGAGGCGATGGCGAGGTTTGCTCGGGAGCATCCGAAGTACGTCCAGGCCGAGCTGGAGTACTACTGGAAGCGTGAGGCGgagcagaagaagaaggggccGAAGGAGGATGAGGCCGGTCCCTCGACGGTGATCCCCATCGAGTCCTCTTCCGAGGAGGACTGGGCAGACttctcggaggaggaggaggaggaggaggaggggtgcAACGACCCGACGAAGGAGGAGTTCTGA
- the LOC109767487 gene encoding CDPK-related kinase 5 has translation MGGCHAKPRTRDADGASPPPPAPATPPPASSTAPATPASKKHWTSSPFFPFSTPSPSPAHHLFSSSSAASPRASSKSPAPAGAKSPAPATPARRLLRLPFPPPSPAKHIRQALARRHGPPRPAIPEEDGGDGDGGRGLDKGFGFNKGFAAKYDLGDEVGRGHFGYTCAARIRKGARKGDAVAVKVIPKAKMTTSIAIEDVRREVKILKALAGHKNLVQFYDAYEDNENVYIVMELCEGGELLDRILSRGGKYSEDDAKSVLVQILNVVAFCHIQGVVHRDLKPENFLFTSKDENSQLKTIDFGLSDFVKPDERLNDIVGSAYYVAPEVLHRCYSTEADVWSIGVIAYILLCGSRPFWARTESGIFRSVLKADPSYNEAPWPSLTPEAMDFVKRLLSKDPRRRMTAAQALGHPWIRNYNDIKMPLDVLIFRLIKAYIRSSSLRKAALKALSKTLTVDELFYLKGQFSLLEPDRNGCITLDNIRMALTREATDAMKETRVQEILVSLSALQYRRMDFHEFCAAAVSVHQLEALDRWEQHARSAYEIFEKDGNRAIVIDELASELGLSPSVPLHVVLQDWIRHTDGKLSFLGFVKLLHGMSSRSLSKMR, from the exons ATGGGGGGCTGCCACGCCAAGCCGCGCACCCGCGACGCCGACggcgcctccccgccgccgcccgcgccggccacgccgccaccggcctcctccacggcgcccgccacgccggcctCCAAGAAGCACTGGACGTCCTCCCCCTTCTTCCCCTTCTCCACGCCGAGCCCCAGCCCGGCGCACCacctcttctcctcctcctccgcggcctccCCGCGGGCCTCCTCCAAGTCCCCCGCCCCGGCGGGCGCCAAGTCCCCGGCGCCCGCCACCCCGGCCAGGCGCCTCCTGCGCCTGCCCttcccgccgccctcgcccgccAAGCACATCCGCCAGGCGCTCGCGCGGCGGCACGGCCCGCCGCGCCCGGCGATCCccgaggaggacggcggcgacggcgacggcgggaggGGCCTCGACAAGGGCTTCGGCTTCAACAAGGGCTTCGCCGCCAAGTACGACCTCGGGGACGAGGTCGGGCGGGGCCACTTCGGATACACCTGCGCCGCCAGGATCAGGAAGGGGGCGCGCAAGGGGGACGCCGTCGCCGTCAAGGTCATTCCCAAGGCCAAG ATGACAACATCCATTGCTATAGAGGATGTCCGGAGGGAGGTGAAAATTTTGAAGGCTTTAGCGGGGCACAAGAACCTGGTTCAGTTTTATGATGCATATGAGGACAACGAAAATGTCTACATAGTCATGGA GTTGTGTGAGGGCGGGGAGCTTCTGGATAGAATACTTTCCAG AGGTGGAAAGTACTCCGAGGATGATGCAAAGTCTGTCCTGGTGCAAATATTGAATGTTGTCGCTTTTTGCCACATTCAAGGAGTGGTTCATAGGGATCTCAAACCAGAG AATTTTCTTTTTACTTCGAAAGATGAGAACTCTCAACTTAAGACAATTGACTTTGGATTATCAGATTTTGTAAAACCAG ATGAGAGACTAAATGATATCGTTGGAAGTGCTTATTATGTTGCTCCAGAAGTTCTGCATAGATGCTATAGCACAGAAGCGGATGTCTGGAGTATAGGTGTCATTGCATATATCCTCCTTTGTGGCAGCCGCCCTTTTTGGGCACGCACTGAATCTGGCATATTCCGTTCTGTTCTCAAAGCTGACCCCAGTTATAACGAGGCACCTTGGCCTTCTCTGACTCCAGAAGCAATGGACTTCGTTAAGCGCTTGCTGTCCAAGGATCCACGTAGAAGGATGACTGCAGCACAAGCTTTAG GTCATCCATGGATTAGAAATTACAATGACATTAAGATGCCATTGGACGTCCTTATATTCCGTCTTATCAAAGCTTATATTCGTTCTTCATCATTACGTAAAGCCGCTCTGAAG GCTTTATCGAAGACTTTGACTGTTGATGAGCTTTTTTATCTCAAAGGGCAGTTTTCCTTATTGGAACCTGATAGAAATGGATGCATCACCCTAGATAATATCAGAATG GCCTTAACAAGAGAAGCCACAGATGCGATGAAAGAAACACGAGTTCAGGAGATTCTTGTCTCG TTGAGCGCTCTTCAGTACAGAAGAATGGACTTCCACGAGTTCTGTGCAGCTGCAGTAAGTGTTCACCAGCTCGAAGCATTAGACAGATGGGAGCAACATGCGAGATCCGCTTATGAAATTTTCGAGAAGGATGGCAATCGAGCTATTGTAATTGACGAACTAGCTTCA GAACTGGGTCTCAGCCCCTCCGTGCCGCTGCACGTCGTCCTGCAGGACTGGATCCGGCACACCGATGGGAAGCTCAGCTTCCTTGGGTTTGTCAAGTTGTTGCATGGCATGTCCAGCAGGTCCCTGTCAAAGATGAGATAG